The Winogradskyella schleiferi genome contains the following window.
AAATATCTTACTTTTTTGGGCTCTTGTGCCGCTTTTTCATCTACACGTAACACTTCTAATGGCGATACATACCAAGTTCTCAATAATGGTAAAAGTGCAAATAATACAGACATAAAAAGCCCAAGAAAAACACCCATAAAAATAGGTTGTGCTGAGATGCTAATTTCCACATCAAAAGGTAAAAAATCCTTTAACAGATAGGGGAATAATTCTTGGAGCCCAATGCCAATAAGCGCTCCAAACAAACCACCAATAATACCGATCCCTGAAATCTGAATCAGAAAAATCAGGAAACTTTGTAGTCTGGAAGCTCCCATACATTTTAAAACTGCAATCGCCTTGAGCTTTTCCTTGATATAAATATGAACCGAACTCGCAATACCTATACACCCTAACAACAGTGCAATAAAAGCCGCCAAATTCAAGAATTTACCTACATTGTCATAGCGTTTCCCTAAACGTCTACTTGTGCTGGTGTGTGTATCTAAATCCGCACTTTCAGCTTTCAACATAGGATCAATCTTATCTTCAAAACGTTTTAAATTCAAAGTATCTGATACTTTATAGAAGTATTGATACTCTTTTCGACTTCCAAATTGTATAAGTTTAGTATCCTTAATTAAACGGTACGGAATTAAAACTGGAGGCGCCACAGATGTTGATATTGCCGTACTTCCAGGAATAGCTTTTAATGCACCAGTAATAGGCAAGGTTAACTCGCCGACTTTAATTGAATCGCCTGGTTTTATATTAAATTGTAATAATAATGTAGCATCAACTAAAGCACCACCAGACTCTTGGTAAGTAGCTGCCGCTGAAGCAGGTTGCGTATCAATAGTTCCGTAAAACGGAAAGCCGCCTTCTAAACCACGAACCTTTACTAGTTTTGTACCTCCATTTTTTGGGAAGGCAATCATGGACACAAAATTAACTTCGGAAGCATCCGGTTGTAAGGAGTCTATAATGGCTTGGGCTCTTTCGGTTGGCACTTGTCTGGAGTCAATAATGTAATCAGCTCCCATTAAAGCCTTGGACTGCAATTGGATATTATCCTTAAGATTTGTACTAAAAAGTTGAATAGAGACCACAGCGGCAATACCCAAAATAATAGAAGCCATAAATAAGAGCAGACGTACTCTACTCGCTTTGGCATCTCTCCATGCCATTTTGAATAGCCAAATAGTTTTTTGATTCATATTAATTTGGAATGTATTTAAACGGCTTCAGTACGAAGATTGGTTAATATTTTTCCGCCTTTAAGTCTAAGAATTTGCTGCGTGCGATTGGCTAAATCCAAATCGTGTGAAATTATGACTAAAGTGGTTCCAGCTTCTTTATTAAGGTCGAATAATAATTTAATCACTTTTTCTCCCGTTTCTTCATCTAAATTACCTGTAGGCTCATCAGCAAACAAAATAGAGGGCGAATTGGCAAAAGCCCTTGCTAAAGCCACACGCTGTTGTTCTCCACCTGAAAGCTGGGAAGGATAATGATGAAAACGGTCTGCCAAGCCCACTTTATCCAGTAGTTCCATACTTTTTTTAATGGCATCGGTATTTCCTTGCAATTCTAGCGGAACACTTACATTTTCAAGAGCAGTCAGCGTTGGTAACAATTGAAAATTTTGAAATATGAATCCAACTTCCTTATTTCGCAGCTGCGCACGTTGGTCTTCGTTTAAGCGACTTAAATCCTGTCCGCATAATTCTACAGTTCCAGAATTTGGCTCATCAAGTCCCGCACATAATCCCAACAACGTGGTTTTCCCACTTCCTGAAGGCCCAACGATAGAAAACGTTTGTCCTTTCTCAACTTCAAATGTGATGTCCTTTAAAACCGTTAATTGTTTGTTACCACTAGAATATGTCTTTTCTAGCCCAGTAATCTTTAATATATTTGGCATATAAATATTTTAATTTAGATACAACTTATGTTGAAGGCTCAAAATAAACAATTGCGGTCATATTTACCAATCGCAAATGCCCATAAAATCTTAAAGTTTTGTTATTTTATCATGGCCTTTTCGCTCTTGGCTTGTGGGAACAATAAATCTGAAAAAACAACACCTGAAACCTCCTCTACAGAACAATCGGAAGAGCTGGCGACGGAGACTACCAAAACCAAAACTATTTTATGCTTTGGAGATAGTATTACAGCTGGTATGGGATTGGATGACAG
Protein-coding sequences here:
- a CDS encoding ABC transporter ATP-binding protein translates to MPNILKITGLEKTYSSGNKQLTVLKDITFEVEKGQTFSIVGPSGSGKTTLLGLCAGLDEPNSGTVELCGQDLSRLNEDQRAQLRNKEVGFIFQNFQLLPTLTALENVSVPLELQGNTDAIKKSMELLDKVGLADRFHHYPSQLSGGEQQRVALARAFANSPSILFADEPTGNLDEETGEKVIKLLFDLNKEAGTTLVIISHDLDLANRTQQILRLKGGKILTNLRTEAV